A single window of Scomber scombrus chromosome 12, fScoSco1.1, whole genome shotgun sequence DNA harbors:
- the dlk2 gene encoding LOW QUALITY PROTEIN: protein delta homolog 2 (The sequence of the model RefSeq protein was modified relative to this genomic sequence to represent the inferred CDS: substituted 1 base at 1 genomic stop codon), protein MAAVDPLQGGVTVPTFDQDDDSCRGSAEDDSERLTFQETPCVCPAAQSLFSLLQVLVLAAAAMSPLRVAAMLLLLLLLIVTPSTGQGSDCSCNITNSRCDESGVCRCDPGWDGERCDRCVPMPGCLHGSCQQPWQCSCEAGWGGRFCDKDLHVCSEQRPCRNGATCVMEDSGDYTCLCPEGFHGRDCQLKTGPCHQRRSPCKNGGLCEDADGFAAELSCRCLAGFTGPRCETDVDDCLMKPCANGATCLDAVNRFSCLCPAGFTGRFCTINLDDCASRPCLNGGRCLDRAGGFHCVCRPGFTGATCETPMRSHDTREPGWTTLGWEGGGARHHMTTGGKNQRSSTSSNSSRYGNRLLKVTVSERRAAGLTEVQLITVLVLAGLTLGMVVLTAALVLQGRCRDCRHAPCWRPLLTSSSSSSSPASSQRQRARQDGGERECQISFLNAAEPEKKKLNSEVIXTDGRPSKRERERERRSAGSTPPPCLGTAGSEVRGQRPQLPAARFTSEVVRLAHVC, encoded by the exons ACCTTTGATCAGGACGACGACAGCTGCAGAGGCTCGGCTGAAGACGACTCAGAGCGTCTCACCTTTCAGGAGACTCCGTGTGTTTGTCCTGCAGCTCAGagtctcttttctcttctgcaGGTGCTCGTCCTCGCTGCTGCCGCCATGTCTCCGCTCCGAGTCGCtgccatgctgctgctgctgctgctgctcatcgTCACACCCAGCACAGGTCAAG GAAGTGACTGCAGCTGCAACATCACCAACAGCCGTTGTGACGAGTCTGGAGTCTGCAG GTGTGACCCCGGCTGGGACGGCGAGCGATGTGACCGCTGCGTGCCGATGCCCGGGTGCCTGCACGGATCCTGCCAGCAGCCGTGGCAGTGCAGCTGTGAGGCCGGCTGGGGGGGGCGATTCTGTGACAAAG acCTGCACGTGTGCTCGGAGCAGCGGCCGTGTCGGAACGGAGCGACCTGTGTGATGGAGGACAGCGGAGATTACACCTGTCTGTGTCCGGAAGGTTTCCACGGCAGAGACTGTCAGCTGAAGACGGGACCATGTCACCAGAGGAG GTCTCCGTGTAAAAATGGCGGTCTGTGTGAAGATGCTGACGGCTTCGCTGCAGAGCTGTCGTGTCGCTGTCTGGCCGGCTTCACGGGGCCGCGCTGTGAGACCGACGTGGACGACTGTCTGATGAAGCCGTGTGCGAACGGCGCCACCTGCCTGGACGCCGTTAACCGCTTCTCGTGCCTCTGTCCTGCCGGCTTCACCGGACGCTTCTGCACCATCAACCTGGACGACTGCGCCAGCCGGCCGTGCCTAAACGGCGGCCGCTGCCTTGACCGCGCCGGCGGCTTCCACTGCGTCTGCCGGCCCGGCTTCACCGGCGCCACCTGCGAAACGCCGATGAGGAGCCACGACACCCGCGAGCCCGGCTGGACCACGCTGGgctgggagggagggggagccAGACATCACATGACCACCGGCGGGAAGAACCAGAGGAGCAGCAccagcagtaacagcagtcgCTATGGCAACAGGCTGCTGAAGGTGACGGTGAGCGAGCGCCGTGCGGCCGGGCTGACAGAGGTCCAGCTCATCACGGTGCTGGTGCTGGCGGGGCTGACGCTGGGTATGGTGGTGCTCACCGCCGCCCTCGTGCTGCAGGGTCGCTGCAGAGACTGTCGCCACGCCCCCTGCTGGCGGCCGCTgctaacatcatcatcatcatcatcatcgccgGCGTCGTCACAGCGGCAGCGAGCGCGGCAGGACGGTGGCGAGCGCGAGTGTCAGATCAGCTTCCTGAACGCAGCAgaaccagagaagaagaaactgaacaGTGAGGTTATTTAGACTGACGGGCGTCCAAGcaaacgagagagagagagagagaggcggtcCGCTGGCTCGACCCCACCCCCCTGCCTGGGCACtgcagggtcagaggtcagaggtcagcgtCCACAGCTTCCTGCCGCCAGGTTCACGTCAGAAGTGGTCCGATTGGCCCACGTCTGCTAA